From a single Populus nigra chromosome 18, ddPopNigr1.1, whole genome shotgun sequence genomic region:
- the LOC133677883 gene encoding probable xyloglucan 6-xylosyltransferase 5 — protein sequence MGLDNFTAQKRASGGGAAGGLPTTTANGRARTMFSRGRQINKTFNNIKITILCGFVTILVLRGTIGIGNLGSSDADAVNKNLIEETNRVLKEIRSDNDPDDPADLEINPNATYTLGPKISNWDQERKVWLSQNPEFPNFVNGKPRILLLTGSPPNPCDNSIGDHYLLKGIKNKIDYCRIHGIEIVYNMAHLDKELAGYWAKLPMIRRLMLSHPEIEWIWWLDSDAMFTDMVFQIPLSKYDKHNLVIHGYPDLLFDQKSWIALNTGSFLFRNCQWSLDLLDAWAPMGPKGPIREEAGKILTANLKGRPAFEADDQSALIYLLLSQKDQWMDKVYIENQYYLHGYWAGLVDRYEEMIEKYHPGLGDERWPFVTHFVGCKPCGSYGDYPVGRCLRSMERAFNFADNQVLKLYGFGHRGLLSPKIKRIRNETVTPLEYVDQFDIRRPVHGNSGSRS from the coding sequence ATGGGACTAGACAACTTCACTGCTCAAAAGAGAGCTAGCGGCGGTGGAGCAGCTGGAGGCTTACCCACAACCACCGCCAACGGAAGAGCTCGTACAATGTTTTCACGGGGGAGGCAGATCAACAAGACATTCAACAACATCAAAATCACAATCCTCTGCGGCTTCGTTACCATCCTCGTCCTACGTGGCACTATCGGCATTGGAAACCTCGGTAGCTCCGACGCTGACGCTGTGAACAAGAATCTAATCGAAGAGACAAATCGGGTCCTGAAAGAGATCCGATCCGACAACGACCCTGATGATCCTGCCGACTTGGAGATCAACCCCAATGCCACCTACACTTTAGGCCCCAAAATATCCAATTGGGACCAGGAACGCAAGGTATGGCTGAGTCAAAACCCAGAATTTCCAAATTTTGTCAATGGCAAGCCTCGGATTTTGCTATTAACCGGATCTCCACCGAACCCGTGTGATAACTCGATTGGAGATCATTATTTGTTAAAAGGTATAAAGAATAAGATTGATTATTGTAGGATTCATGGGATTGAGATCGTTTATAATATGGCTCATTTAGACAAGGAACTTGCGGGGTATTGGGCGAAATTGCCAATGATCAGGAGATTGATGTTGTCCCACCCTGAAATCGAATGGATTTGGTGGTTGGATAGTGATGCAATGTTTACTGATATGGTGTTTCAGATCCCCTTATCCAAGTATGATAAGCATAATTTGGTGATTCATGGCTATCCTGATTTGTTGTTTGACCAGAAGTCTTGGATTGCCTTGAATACTGGGAGTTTCTTGTTTAGAAATTGTCAGTGGAGTTTGGATTTGCTTGATGCCTGGGCTCCCATGGGTCCTAAAGGGCCCATTAGAGAGGAGGCTGGCAAGATTTTGACTGCCAATTTGAAGGGAAGGCCAGCATTTGAGGCAGATGATCAGTCAGCTTTGATCTACTTGTTGCTTTCGCAGAAGGATCAGTGGATGGATAAGGTTTATATTGAGAATCAGTATTATTTGCACGGGTATTGGGCAGGTTTGGTGGATCGGTATGAGGAGATGATTGAAAAGTATCATCCAGGATTGGGTGATGAGAGGTGGCCATTTGTTACCCATTTTGTTGGGTGCAAACCTTGTGGGAGCTATGGGGATTATCCGGTTGGGCGGTGCTTGAGAAGCATGGAGAGAGCTTTCAATTTTGCTGATAACCAGGTCCTTAAGCTGTATGGATTTGGTCATAGGGGATTGTTGAGCCCTAAGATCAAGAGAATTAGGAATGAGACTGTGACTC